The Alteripontixanthobacter sp. genome has a window encoding:
- the cobT gene encoding cobaltochelatase subunit CobT: protein MSDDSPLDRFKQALTGASRALAEEPEVEVAWSADSPTQSGTNFRVPLPGRSLPADQAREARGFADSFALRLRLHDETVHGANAPPEPVARACYDAIEQVRYEALGANNYSGIRSNLVAAVELRTASDPIARAQVANDVPLQTALSLILREQLTGQPVPDRAQKGVGMVRDWVEERIGSDFESLALSLDNQEDFQSLALDILRNLDLTRPEDTESSDEEDEDGEDEDSPEEDQTDEDDEGGADQQPTEMAGESTEDGEAGEDTSEAEGEEEQSDGEMGEEGEGMQPVRPNRPWTDLPEDFDYTQFTEKFDEVIAAPELCDTEELDRLRAYLDSQLTGLQSIVTKLANRLQRRLMAQQNRSWDFDQEEGMLDAARLARVVVSPGHSLSYKMERDTEFKDTVVTLLIDNSGSMRGRPISIAAISADILARTLERCGVKTEILGFTTRAWKGGQSREAWLADGKPQQPGRLNDLRHIIYKQADEPWRRARRNLGLMMREGLLKENIDGEALLWAHNRLIMRPEDRRILMVISDGAPVDDSTLSVNNAGYLEQHLRKVIDWIEKQSPVQLAAIGIGHDVTRYYKRSVTIMDVEQLGGTIIEQLAGLFEVEG from the coding sequence GTGTCAGACGATTCTCCCCTCGACCGTTTCAAGCAGGCATTGACCGGCGCCAGCCGCGCTTTGGCGGAAGAACCCGAAGTCGAGGTCGCGTGGAGCGCCGACAGCCCCACGCAATCCGGCACGAACTTCCGGGTGCCGCTGCCGGGCCGCAGCCTGCCCGCCGACCAGGCGCGCGAGGCGCGCGGATTCGCCGATAGTTTCGCGCTGCGGCTGCGGCTGCATGACGAGACAGTTCATGGCGCGAACGCTCCGCCCGAACCTGTGGCGCGGGCGTGCTACGATGCCATCGAGCAGGTTCGCTATGAAGCGCTCGGGGCCAATAATTACAGCGGGATACGCAGCAATCTTGTGGCGGCGGTGGAACTGCGCACGGCGAGCGATCCGATTGCGCGCGCGCAAGTGGCGAACGATGTGCCGCTGCAAACCGCCCTGTCGCTGATACTGCGCGAACAATTGACCGGCCAGCCTGTGCCGGACCGCGCGCAAAAGGGCGTCGGCATGGTGCGCGACTGGGTGGAGGAGCGGATCGGCAGCGATTTTGAATCGCTTGCCCTCTCGCTCGACAATCAGGAGGATTTCCAGTCGCTTGCGCTCGATATCTTGCGCAATCTCGACCTCACCCGCCCCGAAGATACCGAGTCCTCCGACGAAGAGGATGAGGATGGCGAGGACGAGGACAGTCCTGAAGAGGATCAGACCGACGAGGATGACGAAGGCGGCGCGGACCAGCAGCCCACCGAAATGGCGGGCGAAAGCACCGAGGATGGCGAGGCTGGCGAAGACACCAGCGAGGCCGAGGGCGAGGAAGAACAGAGCGATGGCGAAATGGGCGAGGAGGGCGAGGGGATGCAGCCCGTTCGCCCCAATCGCCCGTGGACCGATCTGCCCGAAGATTTCGATTACACCCAGTTCACCGAGAAATTCGACGAGGTGATCGCCGCACCCGAATTGTGCGATACCGAAGAACTCGACCGGCTGCGCGCCTATCTCGACAGCCAGCTAACCGGTCTGCAATCGATCGTGACCAAACTGGCCAACCGGCTGCAACGCCGCCTGATGGCGCAGCAGAACCGCAGCTGGGATTTCGACCAGGAAGAAGGCATGCTCGATGCCGCGCGGCTGGCCCGCGTGGTGGTCAGCCCCGGCCATTCGCTCAGCTACAAGATGGAGCGGGATACCGAGTTCAAGGACACGGTCGTCACGCTGCTGATCGACAATAGTGGATCGATGCGTGGGCGGCCCATATCTATCGCCGCGATCAGCGCTGATATCCTCGCCCGCACGCTGGAACGCTGCGGGGTGAAGACCGAGATCCTGGGCTTTACCACTCGCGCCTGGAAGGGCGGGCAAAGCCGCGAGGCCTGGCTGGCCGATGGCAAGCCGCAACAGCCCGGCCGCCTCAACGATCTGCGGCATATCATCTACAAGCAGGCGGACGAGCCCTGGCGCCGCGCGCGCCGCAATCTCGGCCTGATGATGCGCGAGGGGCTGCTGAAGGAAAACATCGATGGCGAGGCGCTGCTATGGGCGCATAATCGCCTGATCATGCGCCCTGAGGATCGGCGCATCCTGATGGTCATATCCGATGGCGCGCCGGTGGATGATTCCACGCTCAGCGTGAACAATGCCGGCTATCTCGAACAGCATTTGCGCAAGGTGATCGACTGGATCGAGAAGCAATCCCCGGTCCAACTCGCTGCCATCGGCATCGGCCATGACGTGACCCGCTATTACAAACGCTCGGTCACGATCATGGATGTGGAACAGCTCGGCGGCACGATCATCGAGCAGCTAGCTGGCTTGTTCGAGGTGGAGGGCTAG
- the fsa gene encoding fructose-6-phosphate aldolase, which translates to MKFFADTAEIDAIKDLADTGLLDGVTTNPSLIHKSGRDFMEVTREICGLTDGPVSAEVVALDHATMMKEADKLRAIADNVCIKVPLTLDGLKTCRKLTDDGTMVNVTLCFSANQALLAAKAGATFVSPFVGRHDDNGFDGMSLISDIDLIYSNYGFETEILVASVRHAGHVLEAAKIGADVMTAPPAVIKALANHVLTDKGIQGFLADWEKTGQSIL; encoded by the coding sequence ATGAAATTCTTCGCCGACACCGCCGAAATCGATGCCATCAAGGACCTCGCCGATACCGGCCTGCTGGATGGGGTGACCACCAACCCCTCGCTGATCCACAAATCGGGCCGCGATTTCATGGAAGTGACCAGGGAAATCTGCGGCCTGACCGATGGCCCGGTCAGTGCCGAGGTGGTCGCGCTGGACCACGCCACCATGATGAAAGAGGCGGACAAGCTGCGCGCCATAGCCGACAATGTCTGCATCAAGGTGCCGCTGACGCTCGACGGGCTGAAAACCTGCCGCAAGCTGACCGACGATGGCACGATGGTGAATGTGACCCTGTGCTTCTCCGCCAATCAGGCGCTGCTCGCGGCCAAGGCGGGGGCGACCTTCGTTTCGCCCTTCGTCGGCCGTCATGACGATAACGGGTTCGATGGGATGAGCCTGATTTCGGACATCGACCTGATTTACAGCAATTACGGCTTCGAAACCGAAATCCTGGTCGCCAGCGTGCGCCATGCGGGCCACGTGCTGGAAGCGGCCAAAATCGGTGCAGATGTGATGACTGCGCCCCCGGCGGTGATCAAGGCGCTGGCCAATCACGTGCTGACCGACAAGGGTATCCAGGGCTTTCTGGCCGATTGGGAAAAGACCGGGCAGAGTATTTTGTGA
- a CDS encoding DUF4197 domain-containing protein, whose protein sequence is MTEFLISRRKLFAGSAATAAALALPGCATLPGFSFTDAIRRMLLLSSERAFARMTQDGGFWDQQVARVGFGEMLGARGDVLSNILTSALFKSRLEDALADIAIEGSARAAPIVADTVRTIGFANAVALVRGGPSAATSFLRGEMGGELIDVLVPEIGDALRVARDPLVGQALSALTGVDIPQVANTFAREVDDTIWNEISREEGSIRADPRATNDPLIIGVFGAGAAL, encoded by the coding sequence ATGACCGAGTTTCTTATCAGCCGCCGTAAACTGTTCGCCGGAAGCGCCGCAACGGCGGCAGCGCTGGCATTGCCCGGATGCGCTACTTTGCCGGGCTTCAGTTTCACCGATGCAATCCGCCGGATGCTGCTTTTGTCGAGCGAGCGGGCGTTTGCACGGATGACGCAGGATGGCGGGTTCTGGGACCAGCAGGTTGCCCGCGTCGGCTTCGGCGAGATGCTGGGCGCGCGTGGCGATGTGCTCTCGAATATTCTTACCTCGGCGCTGTTCAAGTCCCGGCTGGAAGATGCGCTGGCCGATATCGCCATCGAAGGCAGTGCGCGCGCCGCGCCGATCGTGGCCGATACGGTGCGCACCATCGGGTTCGCCAACGCGGTCGCGCTGGTGCGCGGCGGGCCGAGCGCGGCCACATCGTTCCTGCGCGGCGAGATGGGCGGCGAGCTGATCGATGTGCTGGTGCCGGAAATCGGCGATGCGCTGCGCGTGGCGCGCGATCCGCTGGTGGGGCAGGCGCTCAGCGCGCTTACCGGGGTGGATATCCCGCAGGTCGCCAACACCTTCGCGCGCGAGGTGGACGATACCATCTGGAACGAGATTTCTCGCGAGGAAGGTTCGATCCGGGCCGATCCGCGCGCCACCAACGATCCGCTGATCATCGGCGTGTTCGGGGCTGGCGCCGCGCTTTAG